A genomic stretch from Brachyhypopomus gauderio isolate BG-103 unplaced genomic scaffold, BGAUD_0.2 sc43, whole genome shotgun sequence includes:
- the snapc1b gene encoding snRNA-activating protein complex subunit 1b isoform X1, whose protein sequence is MDYFRRALNADFDHILGRFQATASVRFEVFSAIWREMKFSSIFYGPMEPNRSRVFTRLALSVAAPYLLPPYSFQIRVGGLYLLYGLYNSQLTTPKEKVRLALKDWGEMMRFQQDAVDAQHYDVVFILRKLLHDKAFHFTAMPIPLLFKVKKRQGQGPGQQLCEAFIDRPSRAQELISTDTIEELANVHEHYENLKQGISAQTEGAVLNLVKHNLVPRLRGAVLTYHNWQRNQTVFGDQRAESDRGAGEGTSNQNESSRRAQLLAVIKSKSYGQAVEASKSRRHRQIEITSSDTKTEPTQGVLGLKKKTLKKETLKMRTSGNSRDTNQGDLRSELESTTRLWRLTEVEDEKVTAETKKRRFKWNQIDP, encoded by the exons ATGGACTATTTCAGACGAGCCCTGAACGCTGACTTTGATCACATACTTGGTCGTTTTCAAGCTACGGCGTCTGTGCGCTTCGAGGTGTTTTCGGCCATCTGGAGAGAGATGAAGTTCTCAAGTATATTTTA TGGTCCTATGGAGCCCAACAGGAGTAGAGTCTTCACACGTTTGGCCCTGTCTGTAGCTGCACCGTACCTCCTCCCCCCATACTCCTTCCAGATCCGTGTTGGAGGTCTCTACCTTCTCTACGGCCTCTACAACTCTCAGCTCACAACTCCCAAAGAAAAG GTTCGCTTGGCTCTGAAGGACTGGGGCGAGATGATGAGGTTCCAGCAGGACGCGGTGGACGCACAGCACTACGATGTAGTGTTCATCCTCAGAAAGCTCCTGCACGATAAAGCCTTCCATTTCACCGCTATGCCAATCCCG CTGCTCTTTAAGGTGAAGAAGAGGCAGGGACAGGGACCGGGCCAACAGCTGTGTGAGGCCTTCATCGATCGACCATCCCGTGCACAGGAGCTAATCAGCACAGACACGATCGAA GAGCTGGCAAACGTGCACGAGCACTATGAAAATCTGAAGCAGGGGATCTCGGCGCAGACGGAGGGTGCCGTCCTCAACCTGGTCAAACACAACCTGGTGCCCAGACTGCGTGGAGCGGTGCTGACCTATCACAACTGGCAGAGGAACCAGACT GTGTTTGGAGATCAGCGTGCTGAGAGTGACAGAGGGGCGGGAGAAGGAACGTCAAATCAAAACGAG AGTTCCCGCAGAGCTCAGCTCCTGGCAGTAATTAAATCCAAGTCTTACGGTCAGGCTGTGGAG gcCTCTAAGTCCCGTCGCCACAGACAAATAGAGATTACATCATCAGATACAAAAACAGAACCCACACAGGGGGTACTGGGCCTTAAGAAGAAAACCTTGAAGAAAGAAACTCTCAAAATGAGGACCTCAGGGAACTCGCGTGACACAAACCAAG GAGACCTGAGAAGTGAGCTGGAAAGCACAACCCGGTTGTGGCGTCTGACAGAAGTGGAAGACGAGAAGGTCACCG CAGAGACAAAGAAAAGAAGATTCAAATGGAATCAGATAGACCCCTGA
- the snapc1b gene encoding snRNA-activating protein complex subunit 1b isoform X2 translates to MDYFRRALNADFDHILGRFQATASVRFEVFSAIWREMKFSSIFYGPMEPNRSRVFTRLALSVAAPYLLPPYSFQIRVGGLYLLYGLYNSQLTTPKEKVRLALKDWGEMMRFQQDAVDAQHYDVVFILRKLLHDKAFHFTAMPIPLLFKVKKRQGQGPGQQLCEAFIDRPSRAQELISTDTIEELANVHEHYENLKQGISAQTEGAVLNLVKHNLVPRLRGAVLTYHNWQRNQTVFGDQRAESDRGAGEGTSNQNESSRRAQLLAVIKSKSYGQAVEASKSRRHRQIEITSSDTKTEPTQGVLGLKKKTLKKETLKMRTSGNSRDTNQGDLRSELESTTRLWRLTEVEDEKVTETKKRRFKWNQIDP, encoded by the exons ATGGACTATTTCAGACGAGCCCTGAACGCTGACTTTGATCACATACTTGGTCGTTTTCAAGCTACGGCGTCTGTGCGCTTCGAGGTGTTTTCGGCCATCTGGAGAGAGATGAAGTTCTCAAGTATATTTTA TGGTCCTATGGAGCCCAACAGGAGTAGAGTCTTCACACGTTTGGCCCTGTCTGTAGCTGCACCGTACCTCCTCCCCCCATACTCCTTCCAGATCCGTGTTGGAGGTCTCTACCTTCTCTACGGCCTCTACAACTCTCAGCTCACAACTCCCAAAGAAAAG GTTCGCTTGGCTCTGAAGGACTGGGGCGAGATGATGAGGTTCCAGCAGGACGCGGTGGACGCACAGCACTACGATGTAGTGTTCATCCTCAGAAAGCTCCTGCACGATAAAGCCTTCCATTTCACCGCTATGCCAATCCCG CTGCTCTTTAAGGTGAAGAAGAGGCAGGGACAGGGACCGGGCCAACAGCTGTGTGAGGCCTTCATCGATCGACCATCCCGTGCACAGGAGCTAATCAGCACAGACACGATCGAA GAGCTGGCAAACGTGCACGAGCACTATGAAAATCTGAAGCAGGGGATCTCGGCGCAGACGGAGGGTGCCGTCCTCAACCTGGTCAAACACAACCTGGTGCCCAGACTGCGTGGAGCGGTGCTGACCTATCACAACTGGCAGAGGAACCAGACT GTGTTTGGAGATCAGCGTGCTGAGAGTGACAGAGGGGCGGGAGAAGGAACGTCAAATCAAAACGAG AGTTCCCGCAGAGCTCAGCTCCTGGCAGTAATTAAATCCAAGTCTTACGGTCAGGCTGTGGAG gcCTCTAAGTCCCGTCGCCACAGACAAATAGAGATTACATCATCAGATACAAAAACAGAACCCACACAGGGGGTACTGGGCCTTAAGAAGAAAACCTTGAAGAAAGAAACTCTCAAAATGAGGACCTCAGGGAACTCGCGTGACACAAACCAAG GAGACCTGAGAAGTGAGCTGGAAAGCACAACCCGGTTGTGGCGTCTGACAGAAGTGGAAGACGAGAAGGTCACCG AGACAAAGAAAAGAAGATTCAAATGGAATCAGATAGACCCCTGA
- the snapc1b gene encoding snRNA-activating protein complex subunit 1b isoform X3, giving the protein MEPNRSRVFTRLALSVAAPYLLPPYSFQIRVGGLYLLYGLYNSQLTTPKEKVRLALKDWGEMMRFQQDAVDAQHYDVVFILRKLLHDKAFHFTAMPIPLLFKVKKRQGQGPGQQLCEAFIDRPSRAQELISTDTIEELANVHEHYENLKQGISAQTEGAVLNLVKHNLVPRLRGAVLTYHNWQRNQTVFGDQRAESDRGAGEGTSNQNESSRRAQLLAVIKSKSYGQAVEASKSRRHRQIEITSSDTKTEPTQGVLGLKKKTLKKETLKMRTSGNSRDTNQGDLRSELESTTRLWRLTEVEDEKVTAETKKRRFKWNQIDP; this is encoded by the exons ATGGAGCCCAACAGGAGTAGAGTCTTCACACGTTTGGCCCTGTCTGTAGCTGCACCGTACCTCCTCCCCCCATACTCCTTCCAGATCCGTGTTGGAGGTCTCTACCTTCTCTACGGCCTCTACAACTCTCAGCTCACAACTCCCAAAGAAAAG GTTCGCTTGGCTCTGAAGGACTGGGGCGAGATGATGAGGTTCCAGCAGGACGCGGTGGACGCACAGCACTACGATGTAGTGTTCATCCTCAGAAAGCTCCTGCACGATAAAGCCTTCCATTTCACCGCTATGCCAATCCCG CTGCTCTTTAAGGTGAAGAAGAGGCAGGGACAGGGACCGGGCCAACAGCTGTGTGAGGCCTTCATCGATCGACCATCCCGTGCACAGGAGCTAATCAGCACAGACACGATCGAA GAGCTGGCAAACGTGCACGAGCACTATGAAAATCTGAAGCAGGGGATCTCGGCGCAGACGGAGGGTGCCGTCCTCAACCTGGTCAAACACAACCTGGTGCCCAGACTGCGTGGAGCGGTGCTGACCTATCACAACTGGCAGAGGAACCAGACT GTGTTTGGAGATCAGCGTGCTGAGAGTGACAGAGGGGCGGGAGAAGGAACGTCAAATCAAAACGAG AGTTCCCGCAGAGCTCAGCTCCTGGCAGTAATTAAATCCAAGTCTTACGGTCAGGCTGTGGAG gcCTCTAAGTCCCGTCGCCACAGACAAATAGAGATTACATCATCAGATACAAAAACAGAACCCACACAGGGGGTACTGGGCCTTAAGAAGAAAACCTTGAAGAAAGAAACTCTCAAAATGAGGACCTCAGGGAACTCGCGTGACACAAACCAAG GAGACCTGAGAAGTGAGCTGGAAAGCACAACCCGGTTGTGGCGTCTGACAGAAGTGGAAGACGAGAAGGTCACCG CAGAGACAAAGAAAAGAAGATTCAAATGGAATCAGATAGACCCCTGA
- the LOC143486026 gene encoding interferon alpha-inducible protein 27-like protein 1, translated as MVLIEAGTAVVCAVGLVVLTPLVLTRVGFTAAGVTAGSYAAGMMSSAAVANGGAVAAGSLVAMLQSVGAAGLPTAGTAVVAALGAVGGWLFS; from the exons ATGGTGCTGA TAGAAGCAGGCACAGCTGTCGTGTGTGCAG TTGGTCTCGTGGTGTTAACCCCCCTCGTACTAACGAGAGTGGGCTTCACCGCTGCTGGTGTAACGGCAGGATCTTATGCCGCCGGGATGATGTCATCCGCAGCGGTGGCTAACGGCGGGGCGGTGGCGGCCGGTAGTCTTGTAGCCATGCTACAGTCTGTCG gAGCAGCCGGTTTGCCCACCGCCGGGACGGCCGTGGTGGCTGCTCTCGGAGCAGTTGGAGGATGGCTATTTTCATGA
- the LOC143485991 gene encoding interferon alpha-inducible protein 27, mitochondrial-like, translated as MVLMKAGPAVAGAVGLVVLTPFVLTGVGFTAAGVTAGSIAAGMMSSAAVANGGAVAAGSLVAVLQSVGAAGLSPGLTMAVAFAGGLLGSRVARFCRTPKLHSRLPALPHKSTKA; from the exons ATGGTGCTGA TGAAAGCTGGCCCAGCCGTCGCTGGTGCAG TTGGTCTCGTGGTGTTAACCCCCTTCGTACTAACGGGAGTGGGCTTCACCGCTGCTGGTGTAACGGCAGGATCTATAGCCGCCGGGATGATGTCATCCGCAGCGGTGGCTAACGGCGGGGCGGTGGCGGCCGGTAGTCTTGTAGCCGTGTTACAGTCTGTCG GTGCTGCAGGCTTGTCACCAGGTCTGACGATGGCTGTGGCGTTTGCAGGTGGTTTGCTGGGTTCAAGGGTTGCTAGGTTTTGTAGGACACCTAAGCTCCATTCTCGGTTGCCAGCCTTACCTCACAAGTCCACCAAAGCCTGA